GAAGTTCCACTTTCTTTCAATCCAGCACAAAATAAGAAAAGTTTGTGATATGGACGTGAATGTACGACTGTGTGAAATAATCCAAACCCGTTTTAAATAACGTTTTTCAAAGCTGACGTGATGATCACAGCAGAGTTGTGAACAGaccttgttttctttactttaataattcatccttatttctcctttttgttcTGAGCATGTCTCCAACACGACTCCGTGAAGATCTGCTGCGTCTATACACAATGTTCATGTATAACATGTCATATAATTAACCCAGGTCATAATTAACCCGGGTTAGTGAGGTTGATGATCCTGGTTACATGTGAGGAGTCTTATTAAAACCTCAAACTTCCCTGAGATCAACAGTAGTTAGCcagttagcctgttagcctgttagcttgCTAGCCTGCTAGCTAGTTCGCCTGCCGCAGCTCGACCGTATCTACCGGCGCCGGTTCTTACAACGTTAAACTCACCGCGTGTCGCTGAAACGTCTCGGTTCGTCCAACAGGGAAAATCCGGTTCCGGTGGTTTAATGAGAAACTGTCGCAGATCAACCGGTGACTTGTTACAGCTTCAGcggtcctcttcttcttcttctgtttaaaAGCGAGTGGCAGCTAGCAttaaggtgcattaccgccacctactgtgCTGGAGTGTGGTAAAAGTGTCTAACCCTAACAAATAATAAGATAAGGTAAAATATCAAATCAGAGGCATTTTCGTTTTCACGTTATTTTATTGTCACACGTtaacaaacattcaaactgtgCAAATGAATCAATGAATTCTGTCCAAGCTGAGAAACTCACAGAGaccacagaggagctgcagcagctgagcgCCCCCTAGTGGCTTCTAGTGGACTCACATCTGAATATTCCGCTCCTCTAAATAATTTAGAACAGTTTTAGATCAGAGTTCAAGGGTCAAAATGTTTCCACCTGCAGGTGAAGTCATGACTGAACGCACCTGTTCTGGTTTCTACTGTTTCTATTCGTTTTATTGTTTCTACTGACAACAGGAGGAAAACTGAAGATTCATCAACACCCACTTCACAAGAcgtcaataatcaataatcaatccTCCTCTGATCAAATGGACTCTTCAGTAGATTCACTGGACTTTACTGgttttaaagaataaattaGATTtcactggtctctactggtctGATCTGGGATTCAGTGCTCCTCTGTGACAGTGGTGaatttcccagcatgccttgTTAAACAGGTAATAAACAGAAAGTAAAGCTTGATGCATAGCATCAATAATGAGCTGCAACAATGTCCTGGCTGCAGCGGCCATGTTTGCTCTGAGTGATGTCACCGCTGCGACGTCATGGCAACACTGATCCATTCAAACACCGGATCAGCCAATCCCTCTGGTCTGTGTATAGTTGACTCAAATTGGCTGCTTCCTGTATTCCTGACTTCTTCTGTTCTGTCTGCGTCACTGATCCTTCCCATCATCCTTTGTTCTTTGGACATGATCTGGTGAGTTAATCTCAGACCAACGCGGTCAGAAGGGTCGCAACATCAAGGGTCAGGTAGGTCAGAGGTATCCACGGTAACCtataaatcaatcaatacatAAATTGATCAGTCTGTTAATCAATCAATAACGAATAGTAGGAGGCATCTCCCCACCTTGATGAAGATGGTATCGTCTTTAATGTAGCTGCCTGTCTCCAGGACActctgagacacaaacagaggacACCCGGAGGCGATGTTCATCTCTGCAGCAGGGCGtcggaagctgctgctgtttggatCCGGTTTGAAGGCGTCGCCCAGGTGTTTCCTGGACGGACCCTGGTCCATCAGCATCAGAGTCACCTGACAGGACGACAGACGACAAGACAGTTGAATGTACAGCGCTGTCACCATAAATCAGTCAGACACAAGAAAGGAAGTGATATGTACTTTCTGTTTGAAGGGCCAGGGCAGCAGGGCGTCGTACTCGCCCCTCATTACCACAAAGAACAGCGAAAGGTGTGTCCCTTTGCCCATGCCGTCTCCATTCAGGTAGACTCGGGCACACATCTTATATCCAAAGTATCCTGTATAAAATGGCTGTGAATACAGCGACAGTGTCTTTGCCGCCACAGCTTCCTGTTTCCGTCTCTTGTAGTCGCGAATCTTCCAGATCAGAGTCCCGTTGTAGCTCGCCGTCTCCAACACCTGGAAACGCAGGTCCATGTCAGCCAATCGGATCTCGTGGACACTTAGCATGTCGTCGTGTCGATTAAGCTGAGTCTCCAGGGGTGCTGCAGAGAGGTGGATATTGATTATTGGGTTATTGATCAACAGTGTGTGTCCCCAGTACCCTTTACGTGTTctgacccagagtgtgtgtagAGGGTCCGGTTCCGCTGCGTCCTTGTTCCAGAGCAGTCAGCCTCACCCGAACGCTCTCCAGAGTTCCTCTCAGGTTCTCGACCTCGTCTCTGAGGAGACGCAGAGAACGaagctccagctccacctctAGCAGCTTCTCTGAGTGAGAACTCATGAGTTTCTGCGGTAAGAGAAACCAATTAAGAACCAAACATTTACCATATCTACAAAATCACTTCATCATATCAACCATTTgattgtgacctttgacctccagtcCAAAGAACACATGGAACATCAGTACCTGCATGGTGGAGAACTTCTGCTCCATTTGTCGGTTCTTGTCTCTCAGCTCGTCGTTCTGGTTCTCCAGGTCTGACAGACGACTGCTGAGAGCCGGAAGAACCTTATAGCGCTCCAACAGctcacctttgacctcctccacctgcagacaTACACAAACATGAGCCACAGAACGCACATTCTGTGACCTGCAActggttgctatggttacctTGTTCTCTAATGAGGAGTTCCTATTGGCCATCATCCTCAGGTGCTCAGCTGCACAGGTCGACTCATGTTGCCTCATTTCCTGGTTCAGACCCTGTAGCATAAACAAACATAGTGTTATATACATTGTTATTAAAGTACTTTATTATAACTATACTTTATCACTCATATCATTACTTATTAATATATTCTGAATATTGTTTATTGATAATTTATTGTCTAACAATTTGAGAACATGTGACGATTAGTTACCTTGAAGGTGCAGCCGTAACGGTGAAACTGGCAAATCACTTGAGCTTTAGGACAGTCGTGTTGGTGACTGGACAGCTGAAACATCAGGtcaacatcaatcaatcaatcaatcaatcaatcaatcaatcaatcaatcctgCTTGTGATAGGTTAAACAGATGAAACCACTAAACTAAACTGAGGTGGAGAATGACGCGGGTCAGTACCTCACTCCGgggcagggaggaagaggagcagtggTTTGGACAGGACACTGGGAATGCTGGACACAccgtctctttgtgtttctgaaaacagacaaatttaATCTGAAACCATTTCCTGCTCGTAAAGAACACTTCAGGTTCTTGAACAGTGACAACCTCCAGACATCAGCAGACAGTTCAATCTGGACTGAGGCTTCTGTTCCTAGTTGCAACTAGTCTCAAAACTAGTCCCTAGGAACAATGGTGCAGATCTCTTGGAAGTGAAGTCACAGGCTACCTGCAGGTCAGTCAGAGGCATCTTGGTGATGCAGAACTCGCAGGTggtctctctgtgtttacatttccAGCTCAGGTGGTCGGGAATCTCTTTCCTCATCATTCGCTCTTTGCATTTACCCAATGGACAGGGAACCTCAAAGAATGGACACACATTTAGGTGGTcctacagagacagacagacaggtgagaaacacacagagatatgTTGTAACTTTTATATAAATCCTGGTCGTTGGAACAGAATCAGGATATTTGACCTGAACTTTATGAGGTATCCACACACAGACCATATATTGGACCTATAGCCAGTTTCAGTACAAACGGTTCTCTGTTACCACATGAACATGTTCTCACAGGTATCTGGTGCAGACTCATCAGTTCCTGACAGCCATTGGCTTCACTGCGACAGTAAACCTTCAGAGCCATGATTTCCCGCTGGCAGCAAACGTCTCTGAAGATCTTCAACACAAACCACAGGATGTTCAACAACTGATCCATAatcaattaataattaatgtCAATATGGTGTGTGTCGTGATGTCACATCCAGCCCACCTTgtctttaaacagctgctccaTGTCAGCTGGACACACCGGGTTTGACTGACTGCCGGAGGACAGAGGACATAAAGTTATTGAGTCAGCAGGAGACAAACACCTGACACCTGCTGGTCAGAGGAGGAACCGCTATATCAAatggtaaatgatctgtatttaattagattttttctAGTCTAGATGACCTCTCAAAAATCTTTACAGACTCACCAGTcaccattcacacaaacattcatacagttgGTCTATATGCAGCACACTCTCTCCACACACCGTCATAGTcatcaggggcagtttgggTTCAGGATCTTTCGCAAGGACACTTACGCATGCAGAAAGGAGACAGGGATTGAACCGCAGACTTTCTGACGACCCGCTGAAATTCCTCCACAGCCACCCCAAATCACATCACATCCACAGAAACGTAGAAGTGcataaagggcccatattttacacctttccGGGATTTAATTTtaggtattggtacccctaagatgatacatcagtggtttaaagtaaaaaaaaacaggggggGTGGGTttggaggctggactggtaccggctgggtggggctgagagaagagtgcgattccatgatgacatcatacggagagAAAGTACAGAACgcgacgtttcaataacatatttcttagagtgaaaaagtccgcggagtgactgttttcctACTTTGAGGCcacctactgacccccttcaagtaataacggatagtaaaagcccagaaaatgtattttacacaatatgggccctttaacaAAACAGGAATAAGAGCTGGAAATCATCGAACACCATTTACATCCTTAGAATAGAGCTACAGCTTTCAGAAGATTTTTAtctctgtcaaggaggttatttttGTATAGTCTGTCAGTCcgttagtttgcaggattacgcaaaaaactaccAGGCAGAttatttggtggaaggatgtggcgTGAGTCAGAGAAGATTAAATGTTGGGGTGGTAGGTTTGACCAGGGTTCCCTCACAACCCTATAGACCAGCACCGGAGTGTGAAGCGGAGGTGTGATAAGATCTGTCCGACTCACCTGAAGATGTGGTTGATGCAGCTCTGACAGAAGCGGTGTCCACACTCGGTCTGGCGAGGCTGACATAGGACCAGCCTGCACACCTCGCAGCAGTATTTGGCTTCTGGAGTTTCTACAAAGTGATCTCTGAATCCTTCATGAAGAGGCAAGAAACCTGCAGCGACACctgagcacagagacacacctgCGTTCACTCACCTGCTGCTTTACTGTCCACTGTAGATCTATTAAACATGTACTCAGAAAATCTCTTCTACCGTGAGAAGCAGCAGGGTCGCTGGGGGGCCAGGGATTGGCTGGGCGGTGAGAGGGTGGGGTGATGGGAGAGACCACAGCGAGGGAGGCAGCCACAGAGggcgccacctgctggaggGGAATCTGCACCTCCCTCCCGTCAGCACTCCTCCCTGCTGACATGACCTGGGGGACGAGGGGGGGGTTAGGTTTAAAATTAAAGCCCAGAAGGACGTCAACCTGCAGGTCAACTCATCGCTTTTCTCATACATGACTGTTGTTTATTAGAGCCTGAGCACCGAAGGTGTGAGAGATCAATTGATTTTGTAGAggatattgatattattattattattattatcaattaaATCCAACAGAAAGTTCGACATTTTTATCTATCCTAGTTATTCCCATTTGGAGGTGTCCTACTTTCAAACTCCTTGTGAGGAATTATTCAGATTGACTTCATATTTGTTCAGAATAATCTTAAGGCGTTCTTGATTTTGTCAATGACACCTCGCGTGATCGCAACATATTTTAATCGCCATGAAAAAGTAAGTTGTTGTAATTCTCATATCGTCAAATCTTCCCTAAATTTTACATTATGATAAGAGTCCTGGCCCCAAAACCTACATGCcaataacttttcctcgatagaaatataagacGTCGGGTTATGACAGAActcattccattgtttttttgacagactaaccctaaccctactgAGAATAGCGCCGCGCCaaaaccaatcatgtggctggaatagagttacagccacgTCAGGTTAGGTTGATGCACATAGAGCGTAGTAGCAGCACACGTGCTAATGTTTGAGCGACTGCAGCTGTGCACACCAGTAAGTCAGGAGTgggagataaaagagaaaatgagacagaaaatgtTGAGGAAAACTGGAGCGACAGAGTTACTGAAGAAGACAATGGACACTGGCTCAAAAGAAGAGGACATTGTTGAAAAGGGTCCAAGGAATTCAGTAGTGCGGTTATATTTTGGATATTTAAAGTCTGACAAGAAGCGGAGTATCGTGCACTTCAAATTGTGACAAAAGCACGTTCCCAAATATTTTTACCATCTGAAGCAGAAAGGACAGAAATATTGGTTTGGTTGGTCATATcgaaccccaaaaaactcttctccatctcttccaacctccttgaccccccccccttctaccaagccactttgtcaactacttcacaaaaaagatagatgacctACGCTCCTCATTCTCTAATCCTCCTTCTGTaacatttccatcaacttcatcttcatccccttcgctttcctctttcacccccccggtctcccaatcaagttcttaccttggtaacctccgcccccccgaccacctgcccccttgaccccatcttacattctccagtctatcgctcctgaccttcttccttttctcacccatcttatcaacacttccctgtcaactgtttccctaactctctgaaggaggcaagagtaaaccctctcctggagaaaccccccccccctcgacccgtctgaagtaaaccactacagacctgtctctcttcttccctttgtttccacagCTCTGAGCGAGcgatctttaatcaactctcctcccatctccaccataacaaccttcttgaccctcaccagtctggtttcaaggccaCTCGACTGAGACTgtcctccttgctgtctctgagcagcttcacactgctagagccgcctctctctcctctgtcctcatccttctagacctttctgctgcatttgacacagtgaaccaccagatccttattccccccccctcaggacCTGGgagtctcaggctctgctctctccctgctctcatcctacctcaacgaccaCACTTActgggtaacttggagaggatctgtgtctgaaccttgtcctctcactactggggtccctcaaggttccgtcctgggtcccctcctcttctctctgtacaccaactctctcattcactcacatggcttttcctaccacagctacgctgatgacacccaactaatcctctcgTTTCctcaatctgaaacacaggtagcagcaggaatctctgcctgtctgactgacatctctcagtggatgtccgcacaccacctgaaaattaaccttgataAGACTAATAGAGCACGGTACAAGGACACCGGACATGCGATGTGCACCTGCCCCGATCCCAAAGCAGCGGCGGCAACCATCCGGCAGCAGCGGGTCTGTATTGTTTGATACTATAAACAAAATACCATGACGTTTTGGGAATTTTGGCATCGACTTGGTACCGAAGTATCGGTTCTCGTGACGTCCCTAGCTTTGATTGCTTTACAGAGCAGGTTGACCACATCCACCATAAACTTTGTCGTAGAAGCCTCAAGAcctcgacagccaactctcccttactgccaacattactgtaacaacacgttcctctagattcatgctgcacaacatcaggagaacacgccgccttctcactcagaaggcggtgcaggttctggtccaggccctggtcatctcacacctagactactgcccccccctcctggcaggtctacctgctgctgccctccgacctctgcagctcatccaggaagcagcagctccactggtctttaacctgagttcactcacaccactccgctcccttcactggttaccagtagctgcccacatccgtttcaaaacactagtacttggtaccgtgctgcgaacgtatcgggtccagtctacatccaggacatggtcaaaccttacaccccagcccgttcactctgctctgcctcGGCCAATCAGCTTGTTGCTCCCCCACTatgagctaaacactcatcaacatcacgactgtttcctgtcctggctcctaaacggtggaacgagctccacatggacatccGGActtcagaaagtttacacatcttccgccacaaactaaaaacacacctcttccgactacaccttgaatacatttttaaactaacaatttagtagcacttaaatgcCACTTACTTATagaactttgtagttttgcttttttgaagaaattttactttcttgattcttgttgttctggtttgttcctcatggttggttgatgcacttattgtgagtcgctttggataaaagcgtcagctcaatgtaatgtgatgtaatgtgatgtgatgtaatgtaatgtaatgtaaaagacCTTCAtgatcactttttttttttttttttcgccatgaaaaaggaagttgctgtaGTTTTCATATAAATTGTCGAATCTTCCACAAATTTCACATGTTTGACAAGAGTCCTAAGGACGTGTACATGCCAATATTCAGTTTTTGTCATGGCGACACATTCTGGCAACAGATatgacatg
The sequence above is drawn from the Hippoglossus hippoglossus isolate fHipHip1 chromosome 22, fHipHip1.pri, whole genome shotgun sequence genome and encodes:
- the traf3 gene encoding TNF receptor-associated factor 3 isoform X1 is translated as MIGFGAALFSRSLKVGHLQMVMSAGRSADGREVQIPLQQVAPSVAASLAVVSPITPPSHRPANPWPPSDPAASHGVAAGFLPLHEGFRDHFVETPEAKYCCEVCRLVLCQPRQTECGHRFCQSCINHIFSQSNPVCPADMEQLFKDKIFRDVCCQREIMALKVYCRSEANGCQELMSLHQIPDHLNVCPFFEVPCPLGKCKERMMRKEIPDHLSWKCKHRETTCEFCITKMPLTDLQKHKETVCPAFPVSCPNHCSSSSLPRSELSSHQHDCPKAQVICQFHRYGCTFKGLNQEMRQHESTCAAEHLRMMANRNSSLENKVEEVKGELLERYKVLPALSSRLSDLENQNDELRDKNRQMEQKFSTMQKLMSSHSEKLLEVELELRSLRLLRDEVENLRGTLESVRVRLTALEQGRSGTGPSTHTLAPLETQLNRHDDMLSVHEIRLADMDLRFQVLETASYNGTLIWKIRDYKRRKQEAVAAKTLSLYSQPFYTGYFGYKMCARVYLNGDGMGKGTHLSLFFVVMRGEYDALLPWPFKQKVTLMLMDQGPSRKHLGDAFKPDPNSSSFRRPAAEMNIASGCPLFVSQSVLETGSYIKDDTIFIKVTVDTSDLPDP
- the traf3 gene encoding TNF receptor-associated factor 3 isoform X2, coding for MSAGRSADGREVQIPLQQVAPSVAASLAVVSPITPPSHRPANPWPPSDPAASHGVAAGFLPLHEGFRDHFVETPEAKYCCEVCRLVLCQPRQTECGHRFCQSCINHIFSQSNPVCPADMEQLFKDKIFRDVCCQREIMALKVYCRSEANGCQELMSLHQIPDHLNVCPFFEVPCPLGKCKERMMRKEIPDHLSWKCKHRETTCEFCITKMPLTDLQKHKETVCPAFPVSCPNHCSSSSLPRSELSSHQHDCPKAQVICQFHRYGCTFKGLNQEMRQHESTCAAEHLRMMANRNSSLENKVEEVKGELLERYKVLPALSSRLSDLENQNDELRDKNRQMEQKFSTMQKLMSSHSEKLLEVELELRSLRLLRDEVENLRGTLESVRVRLTALEQGRSGTGPSTHTLAPLETQLNRHDDMLSVHEIRLADMDLRFQVLETASYNGTLIWKIRDYKRRKQEAVAAKTLSLYSQPFYTGYFGYKMCARVYLNGDGMGKGTHLSLFFVVMRGEYDALLPWPFKQKVTLMLMDQGPSRKHLGDAFKPDPNSSSFRRPAAEMNIASGCPLFVSQSVLETGSYIKDDTIFIKVTVDTSDLPDP